In Daucus carota subsp. sativus chromosome 4, DH1 v3.0, whole genome shotgun sequence, one DNA window encodes the following:
- the LOC108219327 gene encoding protein WEAK CHLOROPLAST MOVEMENT UNDER BLUE LIGHT 1 isoform X2 encodes MDDSKSDQGKNPFSSLNQIKVRQGSSDGPARVKGSDAAVIDTGSPIASVRDAVSKFGGSPMGSVRDAVSKFGGATNWKANRSPSMERRKSFQESEKVHEEKPVLKKQLETIEEPKTPFIEKRKSFQEREKAKEDTPVLKKETETPVLKKQQESVEGSKNQKFIEKLKSFQEPEKVQEEKPVLKKPPETSDESKNKKFVEKRKSFQESDKVQEEKPVIRKKSESETTEELNQKFVERRKSFQEPEKMHEERPVLGKQSETNEKPGTPKFVERRKSFQEHEKELEERHVAKKQLETAEESKNQKFMERRKSFQGPEKVQDDRIFMERRRSFQEGQKVPEEKSILNKQSETTGDPKKKTLKERQKSLERVHEDVPVLKKQCERAEEAKNLILKDLNRITKLIEDHKLNLEKAQKEEQQAKQDSEIAKRRVEEMEKEIANGASVGAKAQLEVAKGRTLAAASDLQALKDELNTLRKDYASLMKDQDTAAKKAEKTVSATKEVEETVENLTIELMKTKASLESARAAKSEAGEHRTEAAKARKQDIFNLEKELKQAEEELQKLNQKCSSTKDYSSKLDTSTALLHELKAELAAYMETKQKSETCENLNKTLGEQDKNADYGVLAAIATARKNLRKVKHDTDKAKTELNLLKEAGTPLKSQLESEKLALETIRKKEEMLSVTVASTESKLKRTMAEISPIQAKQRKARADMVEIFEKLQKASEDADEAKSCAKVAREEFQKAIEEADQAKSRADTIEGKLVAAKKEIEAAKAAENLALAAINALQETETAQTPKNKDSRNFITLSLDEYYKFNKQVHEAEVQADLRVAESVSHAEAAEQSKTRSLSKLEEISSELASKKEALEIARQKAEKANERKLSVEQELADRVNHEQQLSCKLDNRNISPRVTSGKATKSKNIAESEAVATHSGPNPKASQVSNGDTDSSSKGKKKKKKSMIPRFFMFLGKKKSQSKGN; translated from the exons ATGGATGATTCAAAATCAGACCAAGGGAAAAATCCTTTTAGTAGCTTAAATCAGATTAAGGTTAGGCAAGGTTCTTCTGATGGACCTGCACGTGTGAAGGGATCAGATGCAGCTGTGATCGATACAGGCTCGCCAATTGCATCTGTGAGAGATGCTGTGTCCAAGTTTGGTGGCTCACCAATGGGATCTGTCCGAGATGCTGTGTCCAAGTTTGGTGGAGCTACAAACTGGAAAGCCAACAGAAGCCCGTCGATGGAG AGACGAAAAAGTTTTCAAGAATCTGAGAAAGTGCACGAAGAGAAACCAGTTCTGAAGAAACAGTTAGAAACAATTGAAGAACCAAAGACTCCGTTCATTGAG AAAAGAAAAAGTTTTCAAGAACGTGAGAAAGCCAAGGAAGACACACCTGTTCTCAAGAAAGAAACAGAGACACCTGTTCTCAAGAAACAACAAGAATCAGTTGAAGGATCAAAGAATCAAAAATTTATTGAG AAACTAAAAAGTTTTCAAGAACCTGAGAAAGTACAAGAAGAGAAACCTGTTCTCAAGAAACCGCCGGAAACATCTGACGAATCCAAAAATAAGAAATTTGTTGAG AAACggaaaagttttcaagaatcTGATAAAGTGCAAGAAGAGAAACCTGTTATCAGGAAAAAGTCGGAGTCGGAAACAACTGAAGAATTGAATCAGAAATTTGTTGAG AGAAGAAAAAGTTTTCAAGAACCTGAGAAAATGCATGAAGAGAGACCTGTTCTTGGAAAACAGTCGGAAACAAATGAAAAACCAGGGACTCCGAAATTTGTTGAG AGACGTAAAAGTTTTCAAGAACATGAGAAAGAGTTGGAAGAGAGACATGTTGCAAAGAAACAGTTGGAAACAGCTGAAGAatcgaaaaatcaaaaatttatggAG AGAAGAAAAAGTTTTCAAGGACCCGAGAAAGTGCAGGATGATCGGATATTTATGGAG AGACGAAGAAGTTTTCAAGAAGGTCAGAAAGTGCCCGAGGAGAAATCTATCCTCAATAAACAATCAGAAACAACTGGAGATCCGAAAAAGAAGACATTAAAGGAG AGACAAAAAAGTCTTGAGAGAGTGCATGAGGATGTACCTGTTCTCAAGAAGCAGTGTGAAAGAGCTGAAGAAGCGAAGAATCTTATATTAAAGGATCTAAATAGGATTACGAAGCTTATAGAAGATCATAAACTCAACCTAGAGAAAGCACAAAAGGAAGAGCAGCAAGCAAAACAGGACTCTGAAATTGCCAAACGTAGGGTGGAAGAGATGGAGAAAGAGATTGCTAACGGGGCTAGTGTTGGAGCCAAGGCACAGCTTGAGGTTGCCAAGGGCAGGACTTTAGCGGCCGCATCAGACTTGCAAGCTTTAAAAGATGAGTTGAATACACTGCGCAAGGATTATGCTTCACTGATGAAGGATCAAGATACAGCTGCAAAAAAAGCCGAGAAGACTGTTTCTGCTACAAAGGAAGTTGAGGAGACAGTTGAGAACTTGACTATCGAGCTGATGAAAACCAAAGCATCCTTGGAGTCTGCACGTGCAGCCAAGTCAGAGGCGGGGGAACATAGAACTGAAGCAGCTAAGGCACGAAAACAGGATATTTTTAATCTAGAGAAGGAATTGAAGCAGGCAGAAGAGGAGCTGCAGAAACTAAACCAAAAATGCTCGTCAACCAAGGATTACAGTTCAAAGCTAGATACTTCCACAGCTTTGTTGCATGAATTAAAAGCTGAGTTAGCTGCATACATGGAAACAAAACAGAAGTCAGAAACTTgtgaaaatttaaacaaaaccCTTGGGGAACAGGACAAGAATGCTGATTATGGCGTGCTCGCAGCAATTGCTACAGCCAGAAAGAATCTTAGAAAAGTGAAGCACGACACTGATAAAGCAAAAACTGAATTAAATTTGCTCAAAGAAGCTGGCACACCGTTAAAGTCGCAGTTAGAAAGTGAAAAGTTGGCACTAGAAACCATTAGGAAGAAAGAAGAAATGTTGTCAGTTACAGTTGCTTCTACTGAATCTAAGCTTAAGAGGACGATGGCAGAGATTTCTCCTATTCAGGCGAAGCAGAGAAAAGCGAGAGCAGATATGGTTGAGATATTTGAGAAATTACAGAAAGCGTCTGAAGACGCAGATGAAGCCAAATCATGTGCTAAAGTTGCTCGTGAAGAGTTCCAGAAAGCAATTGAGGAAGCAGATCAAGCAAAGTCAAGAGCAGATACTATCGAGGGCAAACTTGTTGCAGCTAAAAAGGAAATAGAGGCTGCCAAGGCAGCAGAGAATCTGGCTTTAGCAGCAATTAACGCTTTACAAGAGACTGAAACAGCTCAAACTCCCAAGAATAAGGATTCGCGAAATTTCATTACACTTTCTTTGGATGAGTACTACAAGTTTAATAAGCAGGTCCATGAAGCAGAAGTACAAGCAGACCTGAGAGTGGCCGAATCTGTCTCTCATGCTGAGGCAGCAGAGCAATCTAAGACCAGAAGTTTGAGCAAGTTAGAGGAAATTTCTTCGGAGTTGGCCAGTAAGAAGGAAGCACTGGAAATAGCAAGACAGAAGGCTGAAAAAGCCAATGAGAGGAAGTTGAGTGTAGAACAGGAGTTGGCAGACAGGGTAAATCATGAACAACAACTATCTTGTAAATTAGATAACCGAAACATAAGTCCAAGAGTAACCTCTGGAAAAGCCACAAAATCCAAGAATATTGCTGAGTCAGAGGCTGTAGCCACCCATTCTGGACCAAACCCCAAAGCATCCCAGGTGAGCAATGGTGATACTGATTCATCTTctaaaggaaaaaagaaaaagaagaagtcAATGATCCCGCGTTTCTTCATGTTCTTGGGCAAGAAGAAGTCCCAATCTAAAGGAAATTAA
- the LOC108217752 gene encoding histone deacetylase HDT3 isoform X2: MKSKFWGVQVKGKKSEFVCPGNGELIRICQIALGDENFESVEHVVVYLIVDGKKVALARLSGELPQLSVDIVIETNFRLLHNWKEGRVDLCGYIVNEEVDEAADGEGEPPASANSAPAASEPPSSAKSDDSDDDHVEDFYYDEPLEKLDDEDIDKDLVDDSFGFDDDYLDEDQVDNFSEDETQTPEKVEFNIEVPQRTDGKKRSALTESPCPAKKLKKDTAAEIPESIAEFPCQLCNKTFKLEKGLECHIKAKHEEASAGTTTSYRSKKFLKNSVELQLACEFCNKLVHPHPYMLSFVLSFLYPRLAQVFFRIFKSEAGLEDHSKAKHGKE, from the exons atgaaatcaaaattttggG GAGTTCAGGTTAAAGGAAAGAAATCTGAGTTTGTTTGTCCTGGAAATGGCGAGCTGATTCGTATTTGTCAG ATTGCGCTTGGGGATGAAAATTTTGAGTCTGTCGAGCATGTTGTGGTGTACTTGATAGTTGATGGAAAGAAAGTTGCATTAGCTAGACTCTCAGGTGAGCTTCCTCAGCTATCAGTTGACATTGTCATTGAGACGAATTTCAGGCTTCTACACAACTGGAAGGAGGGAAGGGTCGATTTGTGTGGTTATATAGTAAATGAAGAA GTAGACGAGGCAGCAGATGGTGAGG GTGAGCCTCCTGCTTCTGCTAATTCTGCTCCTGCTGCTTCTGAGCCACCATCCTCTGCAAAG TCTGATGATTCTGACGACGACCATGTTGAGGACTTCTATTATGATGAGCCACTTGAGAAG TTGGATGATGAGGATATAGACAAGGATCTGGTTGATGACTCGTTTGGA TTTGATGATGACTATCTAGACGAGGATCAGGTAGATAATTTTTCTGAAGATGAGACACAGACACCTGAAAAG GTTGAGTTCAACATTGAAGTCCCTCAAAGAACAG ATGGTAAGAAAAGGAGTGCTCTCACAGAATCTCCCTGCCCTGCAAAGAAACTAAAGAAAGACACAGCAGCTGAGATACCTGAATCAATTGCAGAATTTCCTTGCCAACTTTGCAACAA GACATTTAAATTGGAAAAGGGTTTGGAGTGTCATATTAAGGCTAAGCATGAGGAAGCAAGTGCGGGCACAACAACTAGCTACCGTTCGAAGAAATTTCTGAAAAATTCAGTTGAATTACAACTTGCTTGCGAATTTTGCAACAAGTTAGTTCATCCACATCCTTACATGTTAAGTTTCGTTTTATCATTTTTGTACCCGAGACTTGCTCAAGTATTTTTCAGGATATTTAAGTCAGAAGCAGGTTTGGAAGATCATTCGAAGGCTAAGCACGGTAAAGAGTGA
- the LOC108217752 gene encoding histone deacetylase HDT3 isoform X4, whose product MKSKFWGVQVKGKKSEFVCPGNGELIRICQIALGDENFESVEHVVVYLIVDGKKVALARLSGELPQLSVDIVIETNFRLLHNWKEGRVDLCGYIVNEEVDEAADGEGEPPASANSAPAASEPPSSAKSDDSDDDHVEDFYYDEPLEKLDDEDIDKDLVDDSFGVKTPEKFDDDYLDEDQVDNFSEDETQTPEKVEFNIEVPQRTDGKKRSALTESPCPAKKLKKDTAAEIPESIAEFPCQLCNKTFKLEKGLECHIKAKHEEASAGTTTSYRSKKFLKNSVELQLACEFCNKIFKSEAGLEDHSKAKHGKE is encoded by the exons atgaaatcaaaattttggG GAGTTCAGGTTAAAGGAAAGAAATCTGAGTTTGTTTGTCCTGGAAATGGCGAGCTGATTCGTATTTGTCAG ATTGCGCTTGGGGATGAAAATTTTGAGTCTGTCGAGCATGTTGTGGTGTACTTGATAGTTGATGGAAAGAAAGTTGCATTAGCTAGACTCTCAGGTGAGCTTCCTCAGCTATCAGTTGACATTGTCATTGAGACGAATTTCAGGCTTCTACACAACTGGAAGGAGGGAAGGGTCGATTTGTGTGGTTATATAGTAAATGAAGAA GTAGACGAGGCAGCAGATGGTGAGG GTGAGCCTCCTGCTTCTGCTAATTCTGCTCCTGCTGCTTCTGAGCCACCATCCTCTGCAAAG TCTGATGATTCTGACGACGACCATGTTGAGGACTTCTATTATGATGAGCCACTTGAGAAG TTGGATGATGAGGATATAGACAAGGATCTGGTTGATGACTCGTTTGGAGTTAAGACTCCTGAGAAA TTTGATGATGACTATCTAGACGAGGATCAGGTAGATAATTTTTCTGAAGATGAGACACAGACACCTGAAAAG GTTGAGTTCAACATTGAAGTCCCTCAAAGAACAG ATGGTAAGAAAAGGAGTGCTCTCACAGAATCTCCCTGCCCTGCAAAGAAACTAAAGAAAGACACAGCAGCTGAGATACCTGAATCAATTGCAGAATTTCCTTGCCAACTTTGCAACAA GACATTTAAATTGGAAAAGGGTTTGGAGTGTCATATTAAGGCTAAGCATGAGGAAGCAAGTGCGGGCACAACAACTAGCTACCGTTCGAAGAAATTTCTGAAAAATTCAGTTGAATTACAACTTGCTTGCGAATTTTGCAACAA GATATTTAAGTCAGAAGCAGGTTTGGAAGATCATTCGAAGGCTAAGCACGGTAAAGAGTGA
- the LOC108217752 gene encoding histone deacetylase HDT3 isoform X1 — MKSKFWGVQVKGKKSEFVCPGNGELIRICQIALGDENFESVEHVVVYLIVDGKKVALARLSGELPQLSVDIVIETNFRLLHNWKEGRVDLCGYIVNEEVDEAADGEGEPPASANSAPAASEPPSSAKSDDSDDDHVEDFYYDEPLEKLDDEDIDKDLVDDSFGVKTPEKFDDDYLDEDQVDNFSEDETQTPEKVEFNIEVPQRTDGKKRSALTESPCPAKKLKKDTAAEIPESIAEFPCQLCNKTFKLEKGLECHIKAKHEEASAGTTTSYRSKKFLKNSVELQLACEFCNKLVHPHPYMLSFVLSFLYPRLAQVFFRIFKSEAGLEDHSKAKHGKE, encoded by the exons atgaaatcaaaattttggG GAGTTCAGGTTAAAGGAAAGAAATCTGAGTTTGTTTGTCCTGGAAATGGCGAGCTGATTCGTATTTGTCAG ATTGCGCTTGGGGATGAAAATTTTGAGTCTGTCGAGCATGTTGTGGTGTACTTGATAGTTGATGGAAAGAAAGTTGCATTAGCTAGACTCTCAGGTGAGCTTCCTCAGCTATCAGTTGACATTGTCATTGAGACGAATTTCAGGCTTCTACACAACTGGAAGGAGGGAAGGGTCGATTTGTGTGGTTATATAGTAAATGAAGAA GTAGACGAGGCAGCAGATGGTGAGG GTGAGCCTCCTGCTTCTGCTAATTCTGCTCCTGCTGCTTCTGAGCCACCATCCTCTGCAAAG TCTGATGATTCTGACGACGACCATGTTGAGGACTTCTATTATGATGAGCCACTTGAGAAG TTGGATGATGAGGATATAGACAAGGATCTGGTTGATGACTCGTTTGGAGTTAAGACTCCTGAGAAA TTTGATGATGACTATCTAGACGAGGATCAGGTAGATAATTTTTCTGAAGATGAGACACAGACACCTGAAAAG GTTGAGTTCAACATTGAAGTCCCTCAAAGAACAG ATGGTAAGAAAAGGAGTGCTCTCACAGAATCTCCCTGCCCTGCAAAGAAACTAAAGAAAGACACAGCAGCTGAGATACCTGAATCAATTGCAGAATTTCCTTGCCAACTTTGCAACAA GACATTTAAATTGGAAAAGGGTTTGGAGTGTCATATTAAGGCTAAGCATGAGGAAGCAAGTGCGGGCACAACAACTAGCTACCGTTCGAAGAAATTTCTGAAAAATTCAGTTGAATTACAACTTGCTTGCGAATTTTGCAACAAGTTAGTTCATCCACATCCTTACATGTTAAGTTTCGTTTTATCATTTTTGTACCCGAGACTTGCTCAAGTATTTTTCAGGATATTTAAGTCAGAAGCAGGTTTGGAAGATCATTCGAAGGCTAAGCACGGTAAAGAGTGA
- the LOC108219327 gene encoding protein WEAK CHLOROPLAST MOVEMENT UNDER BLUE LIGHT 1 isoform X1, which yields MDDSKSDQGKNPFSSLNQIKVRQGSSDGPARVKGSDAAVIDTGSPIASVRDAVSKFGGSPMGSVRDAVSKFGGATNWKANRSPSMERRKSFQESEKVHEEKPVLKKQLETIEEPKTPFIEKRKSFQEREKAKEDTPVLKKETETPVLKKQQESVEGSKNQKFIEKLKSFQEPEKVQEEKPVLKKPPETSDESKNKKFVERLKSFQESETVQDKKPVLKKQPETTGESTNQKFIEKRKSFQESDKVQEEKPVIRKKSESETTEELNQKFVERRKSFQEPEKMHEERPVLGKQSETNEKPGTPKFVERRKSFQEHEKELEERHVAKKQLETAEESKNQKFMERRKSFQGPEKVQDDRIFMERRRSFQEGQKVPEEKSILNKQSETTGDPKKKTLKERQKSLERVHEDVPVLKKQCERAEEAKNLILKDLNRITKLIEDHKLNLEKAQKEEQQAKQDSEIAKRRVEEMEKEIANGASVGAKAQLEVAKGRTLAAASDLQALKDELNTLRKDYASLMKDQDTAAKKAEKTVSATKEVEETVENLTIELMKTKASLESARAAKSEAGEHRTEAAKARKQDIFNLEKELKQAEEELQKLNQKCSSTKDYSSKLDTSTALLHELKAELAAYMETKQKSETCENLNKTLGEQDKNADYGVLAAIATARKNLRKVKHDTDKAKTELNLLKEAGTPLKSQLESEKLALETIRKKEEMLSVTVASTESKLKRTMAEISPIQAKQRKARADMVEIFEKLQKASEDADEAKSCAKVAREEFQKAIEEADQAKSRADTIEGKLVAAKKEIEAAKAAENLALAAINALQETETAQTPKNKDSRNFITLSLDEYYKFNKQVHEAEVQADLRVAESVSHAEAAEQSKTRSLSKLEEISSELASKKEALEIARQKAEKANERKLSVEQELADRVNHEQQLSCKLDNRNISPRVTSGKATKSKNIAESEAVATHSGPNPKASQVSNGDTDSSSKGKKKKKKSMIPRFFMFLGKKKSQSKGN from the exons ATGGATGATTCAAAATCAGACCAAGGGAAAAATCCTTTTAGTAGCTTAAATCAGATTAAGGTTAGGCAAGGTTCTTCTGATGGACCTGCACGTGTGAAGGGATCAGATGCAGCTGTGATCGATACAGGCTCGCCAATTGCATCTGTGAGAGATGCTGTGTCCAAGTTTGGTGGCTCACCAATGGGATCTGTCCGAGATGCTGTGTCCAAGTTTGGTGGAGCTACAAACTGGAAAGCCAACAGAAGCCCGTCGATGGAG AGACGAAAAAGTTTTCAAGAATCTGAGAAAGTGCACGAAGAGAAACCAGTTCTGAAGAAACAGTTAGAAACAATTGAAGAACCAAAGACTCCGTTCATTGAG AAAAGAAAAAGTTTTCAAGAACGTGAGAAAGCCAAGGAAGACACACCTGTTCTCAAGAAAGAAACAGAGACACCTGTTCTCAAGAAACAACAAGAATCAGTTGAAGGATCAAAGAATCAAAAATTTATTGAG AAACTAAAAAGTTTTCAAGAACCTGAGAAAGTACAAGAAGAGAAACCTGTTCTCAAGAAACCGCCGGAAACATCTGACGAATCCAAAAATAAGAAATTTGTTGAG AGGttaaaaagttttcaagaatCGGAAACAGTGCAAGATAAGAAACCTGTTCTCAAGAAACAACCGGAAACAACTGGGGAATCAACGAATCAAAAATTTATTGAG AAACggaaaagttttcaagaatcTGATAAAGTGCAAGAAGAGAAACCTGTTATCAGGAAAAAGTCGGAGTCGGAAACAACTGAAGAATTGAATCAGAAATTTGTTGAG AGAAGAAAAAGTTTTCAAGAACCTGAGAAAATGCATGAAGAGAGACCTGTTCTTGGAAAACAGTCGGAAACAAATGAAAAACCAGGGACTCCGAAATTTGTTGAG AGACGTAAAAGTTTTCAAGAACATGAGAAAGAGTTGGAAGAGAGACATGTTGCAAAGAAACAGTTGGAAACAGCTGAAGAatcgaaaaatcaaaaatttatggAG AGAAGAAAAAGTTTTCAAGGACCCGAGAAAGTGCAGGATGATCGGATATTTATGGAG AGACGAAGAAGTTTTCAAGAAGGTCAGAAAGTGCCCGAGGAGAAATCTATCCTCAATAAACAATCAGAAACAACTGGAGATCCGAAAAAGAAGACATTAAAGGAG AGACAAAAAAGTCTTGAGAGAGTGCATGAGGATGTACCTGTTCTCAAGAAGCAGTGTGAAAGAGCTGAAGAAGCGAAGAATCTTATATTAAAGGATCTAAATAGGATTACGAAGCTTATAGAAGATCATAAACTCAACCTAGAGAAAGCACAAAAGGAAGAGCAGCAAGCAAAACAGGACTCTGAAATTGCCAAACGTAGGGTGGAAGAGATGGAGAAAGAGATTGCTAACGGGGCTAGTGTTGGAGCCAAGGCACAGCTTGAGGTTGCCAAGGGCAGGACTTTAGCGGCCGCATCAGACTTGCAAGCTTTAAAAGATGAGTTGAATACACTGCGCAAGGATTATGCTTCACTGATGAAGGATCAAGATACAGCTGCAAAAAAAGCCGAGAAGACTGTTTCTGCTACAAAGGAAGTTGAGGAGACAGTTGAGAACTTGACTATCGAGCTGATGAAAACCAAAGCATCCTTGGAGTCTGCACGTGCAGCCAAGTCAGAGGCGGGGGAACATAGAACTGAAGCAGCTAAGGCACGAAAACAGGATATTTTTAATCTAGAGAAGGAATTGAAGCAGGCAGAAGAGGAGCTGCAGAAACTAAACCAAAAATGCTCGTCAACCAAGGATTACAGTTCAAAGCTAGATACTTCCACAGCTTTGTTGCATGAATTAAAAGCTGAGTTAGCTGCATACATGGAAACAAAACAGAAGTCAGAAACTTgtgaaaatttaaacaaaaccCTTGGGGAACAGGACAAGAATGCTGATTATGGCGTGCTCGCAGCAATTGCTACAGCCAGAAAGAATCTTAGAAAAGTGAAGCACGACACTGATAAAGCAAAAACTGAATTAAATTTGCTCAAAGAAGCTGGCACACCGTTAAAGTCGCAGTTAGAAAGTGAAAAGTTGGCACTAGAAACCATTAGGAAGAAAGAAGAAATGTTGTCAGTTACAGTTGCTTCTACTGAATCTAAGCTTAAGAGGACGATGGCAGAGATTTCTCCTATTCAGGCGAAGCAGAGAAAAGCGAGAGCAGATATGGTTGAGATATTTGAGAAATTACAGAAAGCGTCTGAAGACGCAGATGAAGCCAAATCATGTGCTAAAGTTGCTCGTGAAGAGTTCCAGAAAGCAATTGAGGAAGCAGATCAAGCAAAGTCAAGAGCAGATACTATCGAGGGCAAACTTGTTGCAGCTAAAAAGGAAATAGAGGCTGCCAAGGCAGCAGAGAATCTGGCTTTAGCAGCAATTAACGCTTTACAAGAGACTGAAACAGCTCAAACTCCCAAGAATAAGGATTCGCGAAATTTCATTACACTTTCTTTGGATGAGTACTACAAGTTTAATAAGCAGGTCCATGAAGCAGAAGTACAAGCAGACCTGAGAGTGGCCGAATCTGTCTCTCATGCTGAGGCAGCAGAGCAATCTAAGACCAGAAGTTTGAGCAAGTTAGAGGAAATTTCTTCGGAGTTGGCCAGTAAGAAGGAAGCACTGGAAATAGCAAGACAGAAGGCTGAAAAAGCCAATGAGAGGAAGTTGAGTGTAGAACAGGAGTTGGCAGACAGGGTAAATCATGAACAACAACTATCTTGTAAATTAGATAACCGAAACATAAGTCCAAGAGTAACCTCTGGAAAAGCCACAAAATCCAAGAATATTGCTGAGTCAGAGGCTGTAGCCACCCATTCTGGACCAAACCCCAAAGCATCCCAGGTGAGCAATGGTGATACTGATTCATCTTctaaaggaaaaaagaaaaagaagaagtcAATGATCCCGCGTTTCTTCATGTTCTTGGGCAAGAAGAAGTCCCAATCTAAAGGAAATTAA
- the LOC108217752 gene encoding histone deacetylase HDT1 isoform X3, translating to MKSKFWGVQVKGKKSEFVCPGNGELIRICQIALGDENFESVEHVVVYLIVDGKKVALARLSGELPQLSVDIVIETNFRLLHNWKEGRVDLCGYIVNEEVDEAADGEGEPPASANSAPAASEPPSSAKSDDSDDDHVEDFYYDEPLEKFDDDYLDEDQVDNFSEDETQTPEKVEFNIEVPQRTDGKKRSALTESPCPAKKLKKDTAAEIPESIAEFPCQLCNKTFKLEKGLECHIKAKHEEASAGTTTSYRSKKFLKNSVELQLACEFCNKLVHPHPYMLSFVLSFLYPRLAQVFFRIFKSEAGLEDHSKAKHGKE from the exons atgaaatcaaaattttggG GAGTTCAGGTTAAAGGAAAGAAATCTGAGTTTGTTTGTCCTGGAAATGGCGAGCTGATTCGTATTTGTCAG ATTGCGCTTGGGGATGAAAATTTTGAGTCTGTCGAGCATGTTGTGGTGTACTTGATAGTTGATGGAAAGAAAGTTGCATTAGCTAGACTCTCAGGTGAGCTTCCTCAGCTATCAGTTGACATTGTCATTGAGACGAATTTCAGGCTTCTACACAACTGGAAGGAGGGAAGGGTCGATTTGTGTGGTTATATAGTAAATGAAGAA GTAGACGAGGCAGCAGATGGTGAGG GTGAGCCTCCTGCTTCTGCTAATTCTGCTCCTGCTGCTTCTGAGCCACCATCCTCTGCAAAG TCTGATGATTCTGACGACGACCATGTTGAGGACTTCTATTATGATGAGCCACTTGAGAAG TTTGATGATGACTATCTAGACGAGGATCAGGTAGATAATTTTTCTGAAGATGAGACACAGACACCTGAAAAG GTTGAGTTCAACATTGAAGTCCCTCAAAGAACAG ATGGTAAGAAAAGGAGTGCTCTCACAGAATCTCCCTGCCCTGCAAAGAAACTAAAGAAAGACACAGCAGCTGAGATACCTGAATCAATTGCAGAATTTCCTTGCCAACTTTGCAACAA GACATTTAAATTGGAAAAGGGTTTGGAGTGTCATATTAAGGCTAAGCATGAGGAAGCAAGTGCGGGCACAACAACTAGCTACCGTTCGAAGAAATTTCTGAAAAATTCAGTTGAATTACAACTTGCTTGCGAATTTTGCAACAAGTTAGTTCATCCACATCCTTACATGTTAAGTTTCGTTTTATCATTTTTGTACCCGAGACTTGCTCAAGTATTTTTCAGGATATTTAAGTCAGAAGCAGGTTTGGAAGATCATTCGAAGGCTAAGCACGGTAAAGAGTGA